CAGAAAAgctcgaaatatcaagataatttctgaaagtatcgagaaaggtaatctagctaataaatggcagttgtgggcacttacacaaagggtatcgagaaaataatgtaaattatcgcaataatatttccaggtaaccttccactattgagataatattttagaaaacttcgctttatctaGATAATTTTCTGAAGTACCTTGATAGCTACCTaactatctcgtggcagaaatataccTCCGTATTATACTGGTGTAAATTATCTCAAtaatactttatatatttttttcagaaaacttcgcttttataaagaaaactttttaagtatcgcgatagctatttagctatctcgtggcagaaatatgccaccataatttATAATTCaatcagttttgttaaaatattaatacttttttatatataatacagaACAACATAGAACTTTTATTCTAACACGAACTTAAACCAATCAAGCATTGTTAAAAACAagtatttgaaattaatatttctatgtatttttctaaacatagaaaaagCGGTTTTACTCACTGTGTAATTTGCAGGTGGACCTGTGGTAAAATCAACAGTCTGTGGACCGATGTCATTTACATCAACAGTCAAGCTAAATGTTTCACCTTCTGTTGCATCTGGCATCATCATAACGTATACATCGAATTTGTACAGGTCCGAGTCACTGTTTGGTGTTGGCTGCATGCCAGTATTGGAGATATTTACCACCAAGACAGCACTTTCCTTTAAACCAGAACCCAAGACGCTTTCCCCGAGAAGGATTTCGACAGCTGAATCTGGTATGCTACATGGTATATTATTGCCGTGGGTTGTTGgtgtaactgaaataaaatagttCTGGGTGTTGatgtaacaaaaataaagtaGGTCTGGTTGTTGATGTAACCAAAAATAACATAGTTCTGGTTGTTGATGTAACCGAAAGTAACGTAGTTCTGGTTGTTGATGTAACCAAAAAGTACGTAGTTCTGGTTGTTGATGTAACCAAAAGTAACGTAGTTCTGGTTGTTGATGTAACCAAAAAGTACGTAGTTTTGGTTGTTGATGTAACCGAAAGTAACGTAGTTCTGGTTGTTGATGTAACCAAAAAGTACGTAGTTCTGGTTGTTGATGTAACCAAAAGTAACGTAGTTCTGGTTGTTGAT
The genomic region above belongs to Mercenaria mercenaria strain notata unplaced genomic scaffold, MADL_Memer_1 contig_1404, whole genome shotgun sequence and contains:
- the LOC128551635 gene encoding uncharacterized protein LOC128551635, whose translation is MVTPTTHGNNIPCSIPDSAVEILLGESVLGSGLKESAVLVVNISNTGMQPTPNSDSDLYKFDVYVMMMPDATEGETFSLTVDVNDIGPQTVDFTTGPPANYTEDADYTFTLESDCVYNVHHAGSTLAFKMKVQTERSVTVGPMSIEVPIPTNVTQSHLKYKSGKVISKGKNVVCLAYGNLSAELTDW